ATGTTGTAGCTGCCCCGGGCCAGCATGCCCTTTGGGGCCTCTTCCATGGGGGTCAGAAACTCGTACTCCTCTGCTCGGGGGCCATAGCTCCCAACCATGTATTCGGTCTTGTCAACTAAAACGACAAAAAGAGGTGTATGGAGGCTGTTCAGGAGCCTCCCCTGCATCTGGGACAAGGCTAAAGCAAAGGAAGGGTCTGTTACTGTTACAACAATCTGTAGAACAGCTGTAACTGGAATCTCACCCAGTTCAGagctcccttccctccaggaatgggcCCTTCCTGTGGGCAGTGACCCCACAGCGCTGGCAATGCTGTCAGCTGTGACCTGCTTCCTGCCACGCTCAGGGGGAAAACGTGCTCAGGAGGGATCAGGATCACACACTGTGCAGCCAGGACCACGGGCTGCCCCACCACTGCAGGCCCAGAGGCCTTCACAGAGCTCCATGGGCCCAGTGGCAATGAGGACTGTCCCCTCccatgaggagctgctgggcagcccctgtcacagcagcaaaatgagCAGGAAGTCCTCATTCACACAAAGCAGCACCAAGTCACAGAGAAGCACTTACTTTTCACACCTTTCCGGAACGTGTGCTGGATGTACTTCAACCCTGACACAATCTCCCTGTTTAcctgcagagagaggagcagggactGAGCAGGACATCTCCATTTACACTGCCCACCCCACCTGCAGGAAGAGCCCATTCCTTCAGCATAACCCCACTTTGAGGGCACAGGCACTCCCCAAGCTGGGACCGCAGCAGTCTGATGTTCTGTTCATTCCATTTCCAGATCGGAATCCTTACCCTAAAGGAGATTTTTATCCGATATTCCACGCCCTCCTTCAGCACAAATGCTTGCTTCTTGTAGCTTTCCAGATCACCTACAGAGACAGGAAagggttgctcagagctcttccgtgctgtgctctgggatgaatTTCCATGGCAtgaggcagctggggcaggagctgcaggagcagggaatggccCTAGCTGCAGGGCCCTCtatgctgctgcagccaggcaagAAATGCCCTCTGACAGGACACTGCAGCACAACTATGCAATTAATTCCAAAGAGTTTCTTTGCAGATGTTTGCCCCAAGGCTGTCACCATTTCAAAGCTGCCATGAATGTCACCATGCAGGCTGGAAGAATCTGCCTGCCCCATCTGGCCCCTCACACCTCTACAAAACACCCAGGTGCCAGAGAACTGCTGCTGGGCTCCAGGTACAGAACCCAGGGCCCAAGCACCGTGCACTGCCTCCAGCACTTCTGACACAGGAAGGCTCACGCACCTTGCCAGCAGCacccctgccagctctgtgcaggagcagggctggaattcCCTCCCACCTCACCTGTCAGATCCAGTTCCAGGGGGCCCGGAGCAGTAGTGCAGACCAAGGTCAGCTTGGTCACCACAACATTTGGAGCGTTGGGATCTAGAGACAAGAGAAAAAGCTGTTAAACACCCATCCCTGACACTGGCCAACacagctccttttccctccaGGGAACTTCTTGAAAGCACACGAAACCCAGCAAAACCAGCCTCTGACTCTGTAAGGGTCAGAGCTTCCACTGCACCAGGCCCAGCCCACAGTCCTCCACAAAGGCAGAGTGGCACCCCCACCCCTCCGTCCCTGAGCCCTACACTGCAGGCAGCGATGGGCATGGGGCAGCGcagacacagctctgtgctctgggctgtgctcctgcacaaacacagagctgggagaacaGCTcccaggtgggagcagaggcaaGGCCAGAGAGGACCAACACAGCCCAGGGCTCACCTGCACTCACGGTGACGGCGCCCAGCAGTGCCTCCTTGTACTTGCGCAGGCTCTCATCGTCCTTGTCCAGCTCCTGGATCTCCTGGATGCTCTTCTGGGCAGGTGGCTTATAGTTGACAGAGTGTTCATCCTCCTCGTTCTCAGCTGCAATCTGggccagctgctctgctgttggCTCCTGCTCCGCCATCCTCACACACGTGACCCACActgaagcagagaggagaagtGTGAGTGCCCCAACCAaccacaccagcagcagagttccccagaactgctctgctgtgacTCCACAGGCTCCCACTTCACTGGGGCCCTTTACACTGTCCCCTGGGAGACACAACCCTGCCAAGGGCCCCCAGCCCCCCTCCAGAGACCAGGTCTCATCTTCATTTTGCAGAGGCCCAGGCAAGAGTAAGGAAAAATTCAATCTCAGTGCTTTGCTTGTAAGGTAAATACCCCAAAGCCATAGGGAAGACATTCTCCTCCACAAGATCAACTAGGTGCCCAGAATAAACCCAGTTCTGCTCTCCACAACAGGATTCCAGCCAAGAATAGGCCTCTGTCTCACCACTGGCATGAATGCTGGGAGCTTCTGCTGGGATCTGGTGCTCACATTTTGTAACTCAGTCAGGTCAGTGCTCTGTGACAGGTGCCTTGGCAGAGTGGGATGAGACACCTGGCTCAGCCCTTTGCAAGGATCTGTGGCACACACAGCTGGGGACACAGGCAATGAAGGAAACAAGATGTG
The genomic region above belongs to Corvus cornix cornix isolate S_Up_H32 chromosome 18, ASM73873v5, whole genome shotgun sequence and contains:
- the ARHGDIA gene encoding rho GDP-dissociation inhibitor 1, producing the protein MAEQEPTAEQLAQIAAENEEDEHSVNYKPPAQKSIQEIQELDKDDESLRKYKEALLGAVTVSADPNAPNVVVTKLTLVCTTAPGPLELDLTGDLESYKKQAFVLKEGVEYRIKISFRVNREIVSGLKYIQHTFRKGVKIDKTEYMVGSYGPRAEEYEFLTPMEEAPKGMLARGSYNIKSKFTDDDKTDHLSWEWNLTIKKDWKD